The genomic DNA gatatgtatggacctgaatagtgagtgtattggccacacacttgactggagtattcaggagattattGAGCTGcaagatgagcagccagcatatagaatgataaaaaatatgataaaagaagggtGCCCCATGAATGAGATTGAGCAGAGACTCAGAGATAAAAGGTATAATGTGAAGATGCCCCTGTCAGAATTGCAGGTGGAACATGATGTGTTATATCGTGTTATAAtgaatccgtacggagaagccactaaggtggtggttttaccccccaagtatttccagaaagcgataactctggctcattcgtcgccaactgcagggcacggaggaaccaaagttacgttatctcggtgtagaaagttcgctttctggcctggaatgaaacgggatgtagaagagtatgtaaggaagtgcgtcacgtGTAGTCGTTTCAAGCGAGTTGGGAACTTCCACCCTGCTCCTTTGCGGCATTATccggacgtcaccgctccttttgagagaatacacatggaccttgtgggtcccatgggtgtatcggacaatgggtttCGATACGTAATGACCATAATTGATGTTTTTacaaggtatttgattacagtacccttacggagtaaggaagcccgcgaagtagcaagggcgttgtacgtgaatgtggtttgtgtacacggtgttcctcagacagttgttacagatcaaggttcagagtttgttaattccgtgatgcaggagataacttCTGAACTCCTCatgcgacacgcgaaaataacggcttaccatccaAGTGCAAATGGAATAGtagagcgcgcaaattataccattgttaacattttgaggacaatggttctaggaaatgtgtccattTGGGATATAATGTTACCTGCAGCCACCCTGGCATATAATACTGCGTATCatagcaccataaaggagtccctttTATCTCATGTACTTACGGGATCctcgtatgccctacactatgttagaaaaaactcagcaaccctggtatgatattgactcctataaggaagaaatggctgcagttgcaaagaaagtttatgatagatgccaggtttacattgaagaaggtagagaagaaatggaaaagtactacaaacctacgaaactcaaaactatcagcgttggcgacagagtgttcctcaaacatataccaaaaagaaaagaaaataagaagttgcaacctattttgatggaccctacagggtaatagacaagatcagtgatgtagtggtaaaaattaggaacctcaggactagtaaggtttcaacagtccacacagatagagtgaaagtccttcatgaagactgcatcgatgtgcagcaatgtccaacggttagacgagcataccctttaaatccagagacagacactgatctattctttgcattgctcaaccctgaaatcccTGAAAAATATTCTACCAAAGAATTGATAACTCGTAAAGGAGAATTAACTACTACTTTTGAAACTGAAACTAATGTTCGTTCTCCAGCAGCCCAAACAGCTGAGGCACAGGCTACAATGCCCAATACGACCACCTCCCAGGTTACTCCCAAATTTTCAGAGCCACCCCAGCATAGGTATAACCTTCGCTCTTCCTCAACGGTACAGGACTTGCCTAATGTTATGTCAAAGCCAATAGAATATGGGAAAGAATAGTGGCTCACGAAAAAAGATACGCTATTTAACCGCTAATATAACGTAATTATCCGCAGATTTGTTTGGCTTCATCGGTGCACTGCTCGATCCCAACACAAGAATCACCGATACGTGCTGGCTTGAGTTTCACACCGACATACCGTCTAGTCCTCACAGGCAGAGACTATGTAGTACCTTTTATCCTCAAAGAAGAAGATGTTTTAGCTCCATTATATAAGGCACGGAATTTGACTGCTTCTTTAGCTTGGAATGTTGTTCAAATATCACCTGAGTATCCAATTATAAAATCATTAAAGCACACACattttaattttgaaaatgaattcagttcattgttattTAATCTTAAAAGATTCCTCCGCTATGTAATGACTACTGATCCGAACAAACTACATGTTTCAATGAATTATAGACCGAAGCGGGGAATGATTAATTTtctaggatccttgtctaatatcttatttggtaccgcgacacAGGCTCaggttgatgctattcatggaaaaattGGAGAACTAGAGTCACTGACTGAACAAGAACGTATCATGTTAAACGTTCATTCGACTGCATTAAATGTCACGTTACGAAATATGCATACCATGCAGTCTGCTCTGAATATACTATCTTCTGCTGTAAACATATCGAACCAAGTTGTACGTCGCATGTCTATACAGACCTTGGCATTAGAGAGTGAGCAAAAGCTCCTCCAAGCATTGCTGGATTTAGAGTTAGCATTAGGACACCTAAGTACGGGTATTCTAGATTTAAAGTTGGGTCTGCAGGCTCTCCTGCAAACATATATAACTCCAACCATTGTGTCAGACGAACAACTGTTAAGTacgtacattaaaggaagcctcagttcggcctccaggtcttttgttccctgcagttcctgattttttagctttatatagagATATGATAACTGTGTCCTCCacgacaacggctttgcacgattcgcgtaatttctctttctccatacctttacgaggagatccgcctgacacctttgatgtctttcgaatcgactcccttccattttctgtacagaatagcacttactttcttatgtatagtgttaaatcaagatatattgcctttagtgagaataggaaaatatattttctactttctggtatagaacactgtaacaaaaatcaccatatgttagtttgtcctcccaaagGCCCCGTGTATGAGGCAagtcacgcagcctcttgtgaatcggctgctttcttgaatcataagtcagtgatcaacctctgccacaaaaTAGTCTTACAAACATTTCCCccgatgtttataaaaggtcctggatactggacctattcacttgcctcccccatcactctgacactcacatgccctaccaatcctgtaaacaaacatactgtcagcctcaaaggtagtgggatattgacgcttcggcaaggttgcagcgcccacagcccatccctgacacttcctggacaagaagcagttgtggaggggccccccatcaaggtctctctcgcccctctccctctccacctccctcctctcccaaaagttcttacaggccatcttaactggtccgttttgcctgaccttccatctcttcgcagtgctgagtccatccccctacaggagctaacagctgactTGCAGCCCCTACATCCTGTGGTCAAGCCGAATCAGCCCTTTCAACacgaaatccattggtggattgtcttcgccattgtcgtgatcctggttcttctgctggtaacgtctgccgtggggtattcctatgtcctacgctacgcacgacgccgcctaattccagactcaaaccaactgcagacattgcaaggcgtatcttctccaccaacacctgtgagatctcaggggcgagatcttccggaaggggaagtatgtcaggacccagaaaacgaggaaacagaggagtgagatatacaactgtgtaaacacctgacaggacaaacactaacaaaaagggtgacatatatataagtgtaaacatctcaagtacaaaagaggggaaacaacgagggtaaaggaaaacagatacccagagaggaaaggcaggtatacaactgtgtagacatctgacaggacaaacactaacaaaaaaagtgacatatataactgtaagcatctcaagtaccaaagaggggaaacaacgagggtaaaggaaaacagatacccagactcaggtacagaaaacagatgcccagtgggcgtggtcagaaagtgtgaacaaccattgaaaaagactctgacccgtgacgtcagtcgtggcgacatgttatgagccaataatttaacagaaatatcactgagggagtgtcttaagactgactcacgaatagcaggagaagtaaaacaatacaacataatgagcgagcagatgggtgtgacaggaagtattggccattggttatgtagaaaattaagggcgtgtcaaggatgtaagtccgcctaaagcaaagaaaaatgtggcctagaaatcagtgatataggtagaccgagcttggttctcgcctcaagcagacctgctactcactcagccgagaatggctgttgtgatcttaatcgtgagtagaaattcgagaatctaagggaaaccgactgtattgtcctggagattataatgtaggagatgtgaagtaggattgtgagtgggacaggattgtgattatttgtttgcgatgtaaagcaaaggtaaaaccactgggtgtggtaaaattgggtgtttccatgacttgtagtagattatactataggaatgtgttattaggattttgtgaagagagtacataatgattgtgatgtaagcagagagatacaaaccactgcttgtggaacgacgagtgttattattattggcaacaactgagcacatattgtagtattatgtttaagacatgtcgtttgtcatatgttgcatccattgcttaatatgccagtgttatgatcgtctgagcatagaatattgcgtaaggcaattactttcatttaattttaaataaatgtatatttactttttcccttgtttatccccgaacaccagtctccaataacaacttaagccggatcacgctaccagggatacgagacggtgagatcatttatggagtaattaatgagtgataaaagagttgatttaatacaagaaaagaagggtctaaaaatatgaagaaagaatacagaatgtggaccagggctccttcaccccggtagtattcacgacggcaggagggatgggaccaagggcgcagagcttctacgcaagactcgccgaaacactggcggataagaaacaacagccaaaaagcagtgtggtcgcctggatgagatgcaggctgtccttctccctcctgaggtcagccttggtctgcctgagaggaaccaggtcacctgcacccaaaaccacccgcattgctgacctggactttgaggcgacggtggttgatagtcgtatcaaccacaagctctgttagcttaaaaataaaatgtttagtaaagtttgtaatattaaataaagatggttgtcggccacagtcattggcggggtggggccaatgaattgctttgtgaaaggatatgagaaaatataccgctcacaacgcaactctaatagatggaggtagtagtagtagtagtagtagtagtagtgcggtagtagtaacagtagtagtagtagtagtagtagtagtagtagtagtagtagtagtagtagtagtagtagtagtagtagtagtagtagtagtagtaacagtagtagtagtagtagtagtagtagtagtagtagtagtagtagtagtagtagtagtagtagtagtagtagtagtagtagtagtagtagtagtagtagtagtagtagtagtagtagtagtagtagtagtagtagtagtagtagtagtagtagtagtagtagtagtagtagtagtctactactagtagtagtagtagttgtagtagtagtagtagtagtagtagtagtagtagtagtagtagtagtagtagttgtaatagtagtagtagtagttgtagtagtgtgggagtagtagtagtagttgtagtagcagtagtagtagtacataagaacataagaacataagaacgcaggagtctgcaagaggccggtaggcctgtacgaggcagctcctttgaccctaagctcccgtgtatctaaccccacctaatatcgctgtccatgaatttatctagtctatttttgaatgtgacaattgtattggcactcaccacatgactgctaagcctattccactcatccaccaccctattagtaaaccaatttttgcctatgtccctgttgaatctgaatttatccagtttaaacccgttacttcgtgtcctacccggttctcttaccaacaaaaccttatgaatgtctcccttattaaagcccttcatccatttataaacctcgatcatgtctccacgcacccttcgcctttctagagaatgcaagtttaactgtttgagtctttcctcgtatggcaagtttctcaacccctgaatcatcttagtcatcctcctctgcaccgattctaacattttgatatccattctatagtagggtgaccagaactgaaccgcatagtcaagatgaggtctaactaatgctaaatatagtttgaggaagacttcggggcttctgttgcttacgctccttgaaataaatcccagtaccctattagctcgatttctagcttgaatgcattgtgcccttggacggagctcagagctcactaagacccctaaatccctctcgcacccagacctacttatgagagtgtcatttaagcaatagttatgtgaggggttgttcctacctacactcagaatactgcacttccctacattgaactccatctgccatttatccgcccagtcatataatctgttgagttcaccttggagaatactagcgtcctgatccgactcaattactctaccgatcttggtatcatctgcaaatttactaacatcactactaattcctgtgtctaagtcattgatataaataataaacaaaagtggacctaataccgaaccttgtgggaccccactcgtaacacatccccagtcagatcttttaccattgatttgcactctttgcttcctattgctaagccacgccttgacccagttcaaaactttaccctctactccgtgagcctgtaatttaagcaacagtcgttggtgaggaactttgtcaaacgctttactaaaatcaagatagattacatcataattttcatctcagtagtagtagtagtagtagtagtagtagttgtaatagtagtattagtattagttcgTGGTCAGTAGTTGTATTTAGGTCAAAACCGGACACTAGTAAGAAGAGGGATATATAACCTGTGAAACGCAATTCCTGAATGACAAACACTATATGATCAACACATTAGTTCTGTACACGTGCTTATACCAGGTGATTAggacacacacacggcctttgtTTGTTGATGTTACCGTGGCCTGCGTTAAGATGGAGGCGGCAATTACTTGGGACGGGAAGACATGAAAtgattacatctctctctctctctctctctctctctctctctctctctctctctctctctctctctctctctctctctctctctctctctctctctctctctctctctctctctctctctctctctctctctctctctctctctctctctctctctctctctctctctctctctctctctctctctctctctctctctctctctctctctctctctctctctctctctctctctctctctctctctctctctctctctctctctctctctctctctctctctctctcagtactcaccctgcccctctccctgtccACGCCGTCGCCTCCggtaggtcacacacaccacaatggccaggatcaccgccaccaccaccgctatcggcaccgctatcatcactgtcgaagaggagagagacagagtgacctttccttgtggcggcgaaggtgtggacgtggtgtggctgtggttgtcAGGGTGGATGAAGAGCTTGTAAGAGGAACACCTGGAGTGGCTGTGATGACATAGGTTGtggagggtgttgtggtggtagtaccAGGAggtgttaggtggtggtggtggtggtgatgatggtagtgattgttgtggtgttagtaccttgaggcttgaggtgttgttgtgatggtgatgatggtgatggtggtgatgatggtagtacctggaggtgctgttgttgttgttgttgttgtggtggtggtacctggaggtggtgttgttgtgttggtggtggtaatagagCGGGGTGGATCCGTGCAGGTGGGTGGGTTCTGCAGGTTCGTGAATTCCGGACCGTCACAGCCGCCGCCCGTTTCTTCGGCTGTGCTTGTCCAGTTGGAAGAGCCGTGAGCCACAATACTAAGGCCAGTAATGACTTTGTTCCATGTTGTTTGCCTCATGCATCTTTCTCTGTATCCTCCAATGTTTAGGGTGAATTGCAGAACTTGGTTCCTTCGATCCATTGCTTCCACATCCACCTTCAGTTCGATCCAGTTGTTGTCGCTGTAACACTCATCAAGGCCAAACCAGGCTACTTGACTTGTTGCAGAGAATAGTTCTTGTGTCACTTCAAGACTAACTCCCTTGAAGTCATCTCCCGGCTTCACGTATAATGTTGTCGACTCACTATATTTGACTCCTGCTCTTGTCTCCTCACAAAttgtctctttccctccttcaccgaCGACCACCACTTCATGAAGTTGCTCACAGTCCCTGGTGCCGTGGGCGTCTCCAAGACGTAgcaggagcaccgccgccacagccacacgccCCGCCATCACCCCAAGACAAGCCAGGCATGTATGTCTCcgggtgtgagggtgagggagcaAGATCGAAGCCGGATATATTTCCCCTGATAATATAATGCAAtggcaaagaacacacacacacacacacacacacacacacacacacacacacacacacacacacacacacacacacacacacacacacacatacatatgacATTTATATATTGACCTTATCCTGCCCTGCGTTTTGAAACTGAATGCTTGTGATATgagtatgtattctctctctctctctctctctctctctctctctctctctctctctctctctctctctctctctctctctctctctctctctctctctctctctctctctctctctctctctctctctctctctctcggggcagccagactcggaaggctcctcaacgaagcagtgcgtgtcatccgaacaaaaaacgagtcacggccacgtccctccaccccgcccgtttaaatagacgccgtgcatcacaacaaacctgtaaccgtgatcccgcaagtaccaccacctctattaccaggcctctagataacttaaaaatccttagtttcaatgcgcgtagcctaagaaacaaatttgatgaactgagatgtcttgctttaacagaaaattttgacataattgctataaccgaaacatttatcgacaccacaaatattgatttaagttccgaatacaacatagatggctacagactcttcaacaaagatcgtgtaaaccgtagaggcggtggcgtcgccctttatgtcaaaagctatttgcaacccactgacaaaacaccgggaaacagtaacgttgaacatttgtgcgtgcgagtaaacattgcaaaagtcaacttaaatatatctgtcacctacagacctcccgggcaatcactcgatgacgaccttgaaatgtacagcgtcttaaggcagtcacttaataacagcgactcactgatattaggagactttaacctcccccatatcgactgggcgacactgtcaggtacagaaggcgagtcacatagaatgatcgaatttctagaagaaaattatctaagccaaatggtttctgagccaactcgacaaaataatatactcgaccttgttataacaacccaagataacctagtcagtagtgtcacggtaggagaacacctcggttcttgcgatcataaattagtgcgcgtcgacattaaagctcaatcatcagtgactgaaaataaagtaaaggtgcccaatttcaaaagagctaacttcgtagaaatccgacaaaactaacagaaatacaactatcagatgacggcaacgtagaggaagcctggctaagccttcaaaatcacttactcactcagcagaacacattcgtccccttgtgcgagaagcgaattaacactaataaaagcccaccgtggtttaatagcgaaattaaacaatcagtcaatgagagaaaattgttttacaggttaaagaaagaacaaagcacgcccgaaaacattagactttataatgatgccaggcgacgagtaaaaagactagtaggtcaggcaaagcgtagatacgaagaaaatattgcagccaactgtaatataatccgaaatctttcttcagttacataaacaacagaaaggcgatcaaaagtggtattggacctttaacaaacagcgacggtgcactagtgactgacagccaacacattgcaaacctcttaaacaattacttttcctcggtgtttaatactaacagtcttcctctcgctaccaccaacaccagtactattgtaaatctcgagcatgcattgcctaattttgaaataacaaccgatgaagtccttaaagctctccattcacttaaaacaaataaaagtcctggacctgacaaagtatatccaactctgctgaaagaaacaaag from Eriocheir sinensis breed Jianghai 21 chromosome 20, ASM2467909v1, whole genome shotgun sequence includes the following:
- the LOC127001116 gene encoding uncharacterized protein LOC127001116 isoform X2 gives rise to the protein MYVCVCVCVCVCVCVCVCVCVCVCVCVCVLCHCIILSGEIYPASILLPHPHTRRHTCLACLGVMAGRVAVAAVLLLRLGDAHGTRDCEQLHEVVVVGEGGKETICEETRAGVKYSESTTLYVKPGDDFKGVSLEVTQELFSATSQVAWFGLDECYSDNNWIELKVDVEAMDRRNQVLQFTLNIGGYRERCMRQTTWNKVITGLSIVAHGSSNWTSTAEETGGGCDGPEFTNLQNPPTCTDPPRSITTTNTTTPPPGTTTTTTTTTTAPPVMIAVPIAVVVAVILAIVVCVTYRRRRRGQGEGQVPRVGDEVDVDDNYMDVAAPTGPTVLPRVAPRLGPSASWAVGGEVQVDNNHKKPPTGPTVLPRVAPRLGPGASWPVGGEVQVDNNHKKPPTGPTVLPRVAPRLGPGASWPVGGEVQVDNNHKKPPTGPTVLPRVAPRQQEPEYLYFGDDEEHIYDDIPEFKKPPLHDSVAEQLQCQVDEDSDSDDGNYLTPRPAPPGTPSRVM
- the LOC127001116 gene encoding uncharacterized protein LOC127001116 isoform X11, with product MYVCVCVCVCVCVCVCVCVCVCVCVCVCVLCHCIILSGEIYPASILLPHPHTRRHTCLACLGVMAGRVAVAAVLLLRLGDAHGTRDCEQLHEVVVVGEGGKETICEETRAGVKYSESTTLYVKPGDDFKGVSLEVTQELFSATSQVAWFGLDECYSDNNWIELKVDVEAMDRRNQVLQFTLNIGGYRERCMRQTTWNKVITGLSIVAHGSSNWTSTAEETGGGCDGPEFTNLQNPPTCTDPPRSITTTNTTTPPPGTTTTTTTTTTAPPVMIAVPIAVVVAVILAIVVCVTYRRRRRGQGEGQEIQYRTQSSPASPETGSVHIMENNLYEPLPGPVNPAASEQKGTVVVENSLYEPLPGPVNPAASEQEGTVVVENSLYEPFPGPVTPAASEQKGTVVVENSLYEPLPAH
- the LOC127001116 gene encoding uncharacterized protein LOC127001116 isoform X1, producing the protein MYVCVCVCVCVCVCVCVCVCVCVCVCVCVLCHCIILSGEIYPASILLPHPHTRRHTCLACLGVMAGRVAVAAVLLLRLGDAHGTRDCEQLHEVVVVGEGGKETICEETRAGVKYSESTTLYVKPGDDFKGVSLEVTQELFSATSQVAWFGLDECYSDNNWIELKVDVEAMDRRNQVLQFTLNIGGYRERCMRQTTWNKVITGLSIVAHGSSNWTSTAEETGGGCDGPEFTNLQNPPTCTDPPRSITTTNTTTPPPGTTTTTTTTTTAPPVVIAVPIAVVVVVILAIVVCVTYRRRRRVQGEGQVPRVGDEVDVDDNYMDVAAPTGPTVLPRVAPRLGPSASWAVGGEVQVDNNHKKPPTGPTVLPRVAPRLGPGASWPVGGEVQVDNNHKKPPTGPTVLPRVAPRLGPGASWPVGGEVQVDNNHKKPPTGPTVLPRVAPRQQEPEYLYFGDDEEHIYDDIPEFKKPPLHDSVAEQLQCQVDEDSDSDDGNYLTPRPAPPGTPSRVM